From the genome of Anopheles funestus chromosome 2RL, idAnoFuneDA-416_04, whole genome shotgun sequence:
ATTACGGCCCATCCATCCTCAACCGTCGCTCAACCGTGGACTGGAGTGCGCAAGGAAAAGGGCCACACAACTTACTCGACAGCTGCTttgtcaccaaaaaaaaggataaaataaaGTAGCGTGATAAATACCCACGGCACCACGTTAGGCACGTTAACTTTCGCTCACTGGAAACCGCGTGCAATCCgacttttctttttggacggaaCACACCCGAACAACACGCAAACTACGCGTAACGTTGCGTGTGTATGCAACACGTCGCCAAGAGCGTACGCCGATCGAAGATACGTTCGGACGGGCGCGGGCGCACATATATGCAAGCGTGTGCACCAGCgaacaagcaaacacacagTTCGGACACCACAGTCGGGTACGGCACTATCGGGTCAACTAAAACACTGACCTACCGATATCCGCCGGTTCCCGTTCCTCGTCTGGACTGGttgtcgttttgttgttgcgccTCCATCGAACAAACCCGCTCACGAACAAAcccttgtttcgttttgcaccCCTATTAACgtgagcgaaagagaaagagagagagagagcatgaaaaaaaccctacacaaacacacccgtaAACAGTATCCAAAAATATAAACGTTCCTCTGCACGAAACGGGGCGATTAATCTCTTTGAAGGTATCGTTGTGAACGTGTACTTATGCTGAGCGTGATTCCGTTGTGGTGCCGAGGTTAGAACTCACTATCTAAACCAATTTTGCCATTTGACGACATCTCTATCGCTTCCCTGTACACAGCACAAGGCACTGTGCTCGGCAAATCATAAGCACTTTGCGGTGCAAAGCTGTTGCTCCGGGCAGTGTGCGTCACAAAGTGAGCAAATAACGCGGCGCGATACACGACATCGATGACGACAGGAACGGTTGACGATAATTACTATATCGGCCTGTACACCGATTAGTTCGCGCAGCTGTTTGACGATCGGAGTTGGAAATGGCAAAGTGTGACGTTttcgggtttgttttttttctttcgttggtcgcaagcaaacaaaccataaATGATCGAATTACAATTGATCACTAATCGACGCCATTGATGGTGACGGCTGTGCTGCAACGTCATACCGTTCACCGTCATATTGTGGTGGAGATGCCACAGCCTCCCGGGaatttgttgcttcttctcaAACTACGAAAAGAGACAATTAAACGAAAGTGATATCGATTTTTAGAGGTTGTAGATTTGGATGTGATAAATAATTTAGGACAAACTGGCCTAACTTGACGATCCTCTACTATTTTACAGATCAAGACTCGATCGTTCGcttgatgttgatttttttaaatagaaaataaaataactttcTGCAATATGTTAAATTCTTCCCTCGATACTAATCAACAGTGTCGAACAATTCGAATGCATTGATCGATAAgcactgattttttttacgaaaaactCACAAATTTCTTCGTCTTGGTTGCTTTTTCCACATCCAAAATAAAACGCTCCATCGAATCTGTGGATGGCCCACCAGAGACAGGTTTGCTTCCTTTCCACCATTCACATCTTTCCATCACCCGGTCAATCGGATTTTCTATCCCTGGATCCTATTCTTACACATGCCGTGCACGACACTTTTCCCGGCTAATAATAGCACCAAAGATAGTTGTTTtggattactttttttttgctacttttccTCGAACCGAAACTGGAACTTGGTTTGTATCGTTTTCCTTAGCTCTTTTCTCCCTCTTCCCATTTTCGTTGCATCGAAGCTGGGACATGTTTATGCTCTCTCGTCTCCGTTTGGTCAATGTTATATTCTGACGATAAATGCTCtcatgttgattttttgttattaattttgttggtCGTATATCATcacgaaaatgtttttttttttaacaattaacTTAATTGAATCTTTATAGATCATGCCGTCATGAGACAGTTCGATTCGACTAATTGAGGATGAGGCCGAATTTCCCATCCAATATCTTTCAAATAAAGTTCTAACCCAAGCTCCAACATGCGGCCAAGAATTGTCGAGATGTGAAATTACTGACTATTTACTGTGATTCAGGCCCATCTTATGACCGTTTTCTATATGTTGCTTGcttttattgcatttattGGTGGTTTTATCATCAATCATTCTGTTAAATTCCACACGCGGTTTGAACTTGAAATATACTCTTCAACTCTAGCTCAGTGCACATGTAAATATGTATATTAGCAATGACTCTGAATTTTGGTACCGCGCCAGGTCagttattaaaaatatgtcttcgaccgaaaaaggaaaaaataatacaaaccaACGTATTCACACCCAAGCCATTCCTTTGGCTGGTGTGTAAATTAGTACATCAATTTTCGGAAAAATTAGATTATGCTTAAGGAAGCGTCAGATTTCACCCCCAACTGTCGTGTCTGTAATCTGtaccaacacaacacaacggaACAGGTTTGGACAAGTACTCACGATCACGATTCCTTAAATATCTTTTTACGTACAATTTTTTAGCTTCGTTTATCACTGCAATGCATTTTTATCAACTTCTCAGCAtcatgtttttggggggataatctagcaaaaataaaaagatctCTACAGTGtaaacacacgcatacacggtGGAAGCATCTGGGAATCCACGCacaaacgcacgcacacacacacgtagaCACTGCATTCTAACACTCTCGCATCGGCACCATGCGGGAGCTCGCAGTGAGCGGGAGTGTGAAGCGATAAAGAATGTTGAGAGATTCTGGGTGATAATATGGTGGCCCGGTTCAACattcttccatttccattccCATGCACCCATCCGGATACCCATAAGGTGGCCGGTCGAGGTCAGAGCAAGATCACGCACGGCGACCTCGGACACGACAGATTGGGAAAGATGCTGTACGGACAAAGGAAGGAATCCCACCAGAAGGGACTATCTACTAACAAGACAATATTGCTAAACTTCACGTAATTCTGATGTTTTATTGTAGTTTTGAAAATGTAACTAACATCGGTGAAAGCAAGCACCAAACAATTCTATTTCCCGCAACTGGAACTGGAACTTAAAACCAGCAGCCAGTTTTCCAgttctcgcttttttttgtgtctttacAAATATTTCACCCACGAGCTGCTGTTTTCCACCTGAACAAACAACCGAGTATTATCGAGAAAGTATGGTACCGAACTGAACGCACTTACGGGCCCACGGGATACCGACGTTGAGGATCCGCGCGATAACTAGAAAATGTTGACTACTGGTGAGCTCAGCTCTAGCTGCCCCCGATTCATTCTCTGCGACGGAAAACCATTCCGCATGGGGCTTTTCGCTTAACGTGAGCACCAGAGCTGGACGGGTGAGCGAGCAAACGtgaaaatgtgagaaaatgtGCACACGTTTCGATGCAtaccacgcacacacgcacactcacacGCCTCTGTTAAAAACCGTTCGAATTTTCCGCACCAACACATTCAAACGTCTTGCGTTCACTTTCTGCTCACTACATCTCATTCATCTCATTCTCATCGAGTTTTCGATCTGCTCACAGCTCATCTCGCACGGATTGGGGAGACTCAAACCGCAATAAGGaactgacacacacacacacagaaggaTCCTGccaatttttttccttatattttatatcagcacacatacacacacacatacacaacccATCCTCACTGTCATGAGGgggatggaatggaatggatttgtattttcatttgcttgtgCAAAAACCCCTCTAGACAAGCCCTCTCACTAGGGAAAACTCTAAATGTGTCCGCTTTTTCGCTTATCacacaaggtttttttttctattgtctACACCACAAACAATCTAGATGACAGGCTGTCCACACGGGACACCAAGATTGACTCACTTCACCATTGATGGAGGGGGAGTGGATGGAGACACCAACTATTTCAGCAGGATTTGTATAACGATTTGTGTGAATTTGCCCTCTGAAGGTGCTTTTCCACCCGACAGGACGAAACACATTAATTCTTACTGCACGAATTGCTGGTGCTGCCGATACCGTCTGTGTGCGGAGCAGATTGACCTTCCCGAGATGTGGTAGGTTCGGATATATTACTACTGTGTTTCCTAGCGCTTTTCCTACTGGTGAGGACGCACATCTGTCCCTGTCACTGGTACAACTGCACGCACACATAGCTTGGTGCGAAAGGCAAGTAGAAATTTTCCAGGTTATCACTACGGTTGGACATGCGCAGTGCAGGGATACGCACAGTACACTCTACAGTTGTTGGTGTGGAAAATGTGAGCGGTACGTGTAAAATCGTAACGATACGCCGATATCCACAGCGAAGCTGCTCCCATTAGCGCTCATGGTGAGCGCCCTCTGTCGGAGAATAGCAGAACTAATATAAATCATACAtgcaaaaatagaaacaaattccgttcaaaataaatttattcaaaagaGGCAAATGAATTTCTCAACTAGTGGAAACGATTTCCAAGAATCTCAGGTCGAATCTtcaagtaaaaaatttcagtTCCCCATTTACTTTTTCGCCTCAAAGTAGCCTATGCTACTTCTATTCAAGTATGCTGTCACACGCATATCATCATGCCTCGGAGTCTGCTGTCTCAACGTTACAACGCTGATTTgttggtagaaaataaaaaatttgatGGTGAGTCTTattcacttaaaaaaaaagaaaaacatttataatttGCTCCACAACCGTTCTTCAACAGGCCAATTTTGTCGTTTGTTTTGGAACCCGTTCGCCACCAGCGAACACCAGCCAGCAAAGCCATCGTTCAAACGTAAGCGTACACGGAATAAATTCCAAACTGCAGTAGGCGGCAGACATCGTTGTTCCCTTTGCCCAGATATATTCCGGTGGCCTGCTGAGCTGAAATATCACCTTGCGTACATGCATCGGGGCGAACAGCTAAACGTGTGTCCCGTACCGTCCTGTGGCCTTAACTTCCAGTTCCCGTATCAGTTAACCAACCATCAGCGCGACGCCAGTCACCACAACTGGCACGTGGTTTGCAAGGAGTGTAGCAAACGGTTCGGACAACGGCGGTTTTTAGCGCGCCATACGGTTGCATCGTGCAATCGCTACAAGCTGGAACACGCGAAAGCGAACGAACACAGCGGGTAAGTAAATACGCACACTTTAGTTAGAATTTAATCCACATGCTTTTGTATTTCCCGTATTTCATTCAAATCCGTGCATCATCTAACCAGCTACGAAGACAATGTGGCtacataaaacacacatacatacatacatacacacacactaagaGACTGACAACAATGGTAGCGAGCGCACAGCATACATAAAAACCGGATTTTCCCACTATGGGATACTTTGTTggggttttggtgtttttttttgtatgcacaCAGGAAATGGAAACGGAAGTTAATTTAGATACCTCCAGCGCATTGAATTTTTGCTCCATCATACTGCATTGCTTCGAAAACTGATGACCCTAATTCGATACCGCATCGCCTATATGGCACAAATTTCAAACATAACTGCTCCACATGATAATTCCACATTGTTTAACAATagcgaggaaaaaaatacataaataaatatcatcGACACTACACTACATACAACGGTTTCCCACAACGCATACAAACATTTTGCACTATTAATGAATACCTTTTCGTGTTGCTCTGTTTGGCTCTACAACTCTGTACAACTCTGCACTCTCGGTTACTGTACTGTTGCTAAAGTAGAGGGTGTGATTACAATCAATTTTCACTGTTCTATGCTTCTTGCATTATGTTAAGTAGaaagtgtatgtgtgagagAGATAGCAACATAAATCATGTTGCAAACGTACTAAGCGGTTTCCGCTTACCAATTCGTTTCGTACAGCTACCAGTCCACTAGTGTAACTGTCTGCGAATATACATATGCCTGCCGATCGGTTCTATCGACCTATTCCTTTAGAGCTAATGCGTATCTTTGATACTGCTACATGATATCAGCGCTTAATTTGCTGTGCAAACAGTTTCTTCATTTCtgtgcattgttttgttttgtttttctgttttttggtttacttttTATCAAACGCAGCATTGTCGCTGATGGATACAGCGAATGGAGACGTAAAACGAAAAACCAGTAAAGATTATCTTTATATCTCCTTCACGCCAGATGAAGAGTCTCGTGATTGTAGTGCGGCTGGTGTACGGATGGTTTCTTGGTGCaaattggtgttttttttttgttttgttcttctgcTCTGTTATACTGATGCAATAATAGTAATAACACTTCTCGCAAATGAAGAAGTTTATCGTAAAATTGGAGAACAAAAAT
Proteins encoded in this window:
- the LOC125761823 gene encoding zinc finger protein 689-like codes for the protein MPRSLLSQRYNADLLVENKKFDGQFCRLFWNPFATSEHQPAKPSFKRKRTRNKFQTAVGGRHRCSLCPDIFRWPAELKYHLAYMHRGEQLNVCPVPSCGLNFQFPYQLTNHQRDASHHNWHVVCKECSKRFGQRRFLARHTVASCNRYKLEHAKANEHSGYEDNVAT